From Bacteroidota bacterium, the proteins below share one genomic window:
- a CDS encoding SBBP repeat-containing protein encodes MKQICSIALVLISLVLSNSLLAQGSLMWSSGYAGSGDNSDRFNKIISDDNSGSLIAVGYEMREGNYRDFLTVKFNASGDTLWKRTYDGFAKGDDEATAVAVDVLGNIFVTGYADWDTQQDNILLLKYDASGNLVWATNWNGSSYYDDMPTVIAIDPSGDVVVTGYTEPDTVTGSQDYITLKFASANGSLTWQAQYNRPGVTSGKDEAYGLAVDGLGDVYVTGRSSNGTDDDIVTIKYAGSTGIPAWTVIYNSGNGDDRGLGLVLDNAGNVLVTGRNDNGNNDDIRTIKYNSNGVLQWSKFYNGPANQNDRGLAIAVDGSNNVYVTGQSDVDNSAVTDYDIVTVKYNASGVAQWARVEAGNALQDDIPSAIAVDGAGNAIVTGKSDQDPNALVTDNSYITILYNTAGVKQWTMLYAGSRTGGSDISSSVCIGGSSIYIAGGSENTVTQKDATAIKYDYSGNEVWVRSYNGKGDFSESARAIVVDANNRSYAAGYTFHEDDRRDILLVSFDLNGDTLCRYRYNGSNDDDDELSAVGIDASGYVYAAGYTKSIDQKSDFFTMKWDPATCDTVWTRKYNGAVSQADRIEDMVVDPAGFVYVTGRSDTDLNDTLDNNDIVTIKYDANGNQLWLRSYNGTGNLRDEPSRIIFDNSGNILVTGRAENIQNDDFIVLKYDPSTGNPVWASPALYNGPFANDDRALDITVNSANEIFVAGYSQTGQGSSPDDAAIVKFDVNGNFAGFFGYDGLGTGNDQAINLTHDASDNIIATFQTDVDPDPILANYNILTIKFDSNLNQVWTSPPEYNSPVNGDDLPIDLAVNSSGDVFVVGASEADTIAARVNRNWVIIRYTPAGTQSWVTTVDGTGADDDEPNAVALRGTSLWVTGYTVGAGTQKDLTVNRYDISTSISFPDRVDIMLSAFPNPMTASATLDFAKPLTAGSVLEVSDITGKLVQRRSVSGSRVLIERNEWDSGLYLVSVSTPDGDRYLAKLIVQ; translated from the coding sequence ATGAAACAAATTTGTTCCATTGCCCTGGTATTGATCTCCTTAGTACTGAGCAACAGCCTGCTGGCACAAGGCAGCCTGATGTGGTCATCCGGTTATGCCGGCTCCGGGGACAATTCAGACCGCTTCAACAAGATCATTTCAGACGATAATTCCGGATCGTTGATCGCAGTTGGATACGAAATGCGCGAAGGCAATTACCGTGACTTTCTAACCGTGAAATTCAATGCAAGCGGGGATACGCTCTGGAAGCGGACCTACGACGGGTTTGCAAAAGGGGATGACGAAGCGACTGCGGTAGCGGTCGACGTACTTGGGAATATTTTTGTGACCGGATATGCCGACTGGGATACGCAACAGGATAACATCCTGCTGCTCAAGTATGACGCGAGTGGAAATCTGGTTTGGGCCACCAACTGGAATGGCAGTTCTTACTACGATGATATGCCAACGGTCATCGCCATCGATCCTTCGGGCGACGTGGTCGTGACCGGTTACACGGAACCGGATACGGTAACCGGCAGCCAGGATTACATTACACTCAAGTTCGCATCCGCGAATGGATCATTAACCTGGCAGGCGCAGTACAACCGTCCCGGTGTTACGAGTGGCAAAGACGAAGCCTATGGCCTTGCGGTCGATGGGCTGGGAGATGTTTACGTTACCGGCCGCAGCTCCAATGGTACGGATGATGACATTGTCACCATCAAATACGCTGGAAGTACGGGCATCCCGGCCTGGACGGTCATCTACAATTCCGGCAACGGTGACGACCGGGGGCTTGGTCTTGTGCTCGACAACGCGGGCAACGTACTGGTGACCGGTCGGAATGATAATGGCAACAATGACGACATCCGCACCATCAAGTATAATTCCAACGGCGTCCTGCAGTGGAGCAAGTTCTACAATGGCCCCGCCAACCAGAACGATCGTGGTCTCGCGATCGCGGTGGATGGTTCGAACAATGTGTATGTGACGGGTCAGTCGGATGTCGACAATTCCGCCGTTACCGATTATGACATTGTTACGGTAAAGTACAATGCTTCGGGCGTCGCGCAGTGGGCGAGGGTGGAAGCCGGGAACGCGCTGCAGGATGACATCCCTTCCGCCATCGCGGTGGATGGGGCTGGTAACGCGATTGTGACCGGAAAGAGCGACCAGGATCCCAACGCGCTCGTTACCGACAACTCCTACATAACTATTTTGTACAATACGGCCGGCGTGAAACAATGGACCATGTTGTATGCAGGTAGTCGTACCGGAGGAAGTGATATTTCTTCCTCGGTTTGTATTGGAGGCTCTTCCATTTACATCGCGGGCGGTTCCGAGAATACGGTCACCCAAAAGGATGCTACCGCGATCAAATATGATTATTCCGGCAATGAAGTATGGGTGAGATCCTATAATGGTAAGGGGGATTTTTCCGAAAGCGCTCGCGCCATTGTGGTGGATGCCAACAACCGGTCTTATGCAGCCGGTTATACGTTCCACGAAGATGACAGACGGGATATTTTGCTGGTCTCGTTCGATTTGAACGGCGACACCCTTTGCCGCTATCGGTACAACGGTTCCAATGACGATGACGATGAGCTGAGTGCCGTTGGTATCGATGCCAGCGGATATGTCTATGCCGCCGGTTATACCAAATCAATCGATCAGAAAAGTGATTTCTTCACGATGAAGTGGGATCCTGCAACCTGTGATACCGTCTGGACCCGGAAGTACAATGGGGCCGTAAGTCAGGCGGATAGGATAGAGGATATGGTGGTCGACCCTGCGGGGTTTGTGTATGTTACGGGTCGTTCGGATACCGATCTGAATGATACCCTTGACAACAACGATATCGTGACCATTAAGTACGATGCCAACGGTAACCAGCTCTGGTTAAGGTCCTACAACGGTACCGGCAACCTGCGCGACGAACCTTCCCGCATCATCTTCGATAATTCCGGCAACATCCTGGTCACAGGACGTGCGGAGAATATCCAGAATGACGACTTCATCGTGCTGAAGTACGACCCGTCGACTGGAAATCCGGTATGGGCTTCCCCCGCTCTCTACAACGGTCCCTTTGCAAACGATGATCGTGCACTTGATATCACGGTGAATTCAGCCAATGAGATCTTTGTCGCCGGTTACAGTCAGACCGGACAGGGAAGTTCTCCGGACGACGCAGCTATCGTCAAATTCGATGTGAACGGAAATTTTGCCGGCTTCTTCGGCTACGATGGTTTGGGAACAGGAAACGACCAGGCGATCAACCTGACCCACGACGCTTCCGATAACATCATTGCCACGTTCCAGACTGATGTTGATCCGGACCCGATCCTCGCGAACTACAATATTCTCACGATCAAATTCGACAGCAACCTCAACCAGGTGTGGACCAGCCCGCCGGAATACAATTCCCCGGTAAATGGCGACGATCTGCCGATCGACCTTGCGGTTAACTCCTCCGGTGATGTTTTTGTTGTCGGTGCAAGTGAAGCCGACACCATTGCAGCGCGTGTTAACCGGAATTGGGTCATTATCCGATACACACCAGCCGGTACGCAAAGTTGGGTGACAACCGTCGACGGTACCGGGGCCGATGATGATGAACCAAACGCAGTGGCGTTGCGTGGAACTTCGTTGTGGGTAACGGGTTATACCGTGGGTGCCGGAACACAAAAGGACCTGACCGTGAACCGCTATGATATTTCCACAAGCATCAGTTTCCCCGATCGTGTGGACATCATGCTGTCTGCTTTCCCCAACCCCATGACTGCATCGGCAACACTCGATTTCGCCAAGCCGCTGACCGCTGGTTCGGTGCTCGAAGTCTCGGATATCACCGGCAAACTGGTGCAACGCCGAAGCGTCAGCGGAAGCCGCGTCCTGATCGAACGCAATGAGTGGGATTCCGGGCTCTATCTGGTTTCCGTCAGCACACCGGATGGCGACCGCTATCTGGCTAAATTGATCGTACAATAA
- a CDS encoding transglutaminase family protein, whose protein sequence is MDYNEIAALIRLLDDSDSEIFTQIEQRLLHYGKPVIPFLEKAWGGSLDALMQQRIENIIHRIQFEDLQRELRVWVETGAQDLIKATVMVARYQYPELKEADIRSQLEKIRKDVWLEVNDGLTALEQIRVLNRVFFEIHGFSGNTQHYHAPQNSFINIALESRKGNPLMLSILYQEVAQGAGIPVYGVNLPEHFILCYKEDADPGSGSAGQVLFYVNPFSKGDVFHRKEIDLFLQQLKIMPDRSFYEPCTNLDMIQRLIRNLMNSYHKLGFMDKVQELEQLMKATDLKS, encoded by the coding sequence ATGGACTATAACGAAATCGCTGCCCTTATCCGACTTCTGGATGATTCTGATTCGGAGATCTTCACCCAGATCGAACAACGTCTGTTGCATTATGGCAAGCCCGTCATCCCCTTTCTTGAAAAAGCCTGGGGTGGCTCGCTGGACGCGTTGATGCAGCAACGGATTGAAAATATCATCCACCGTATCCAGTTCGAAGACCTACAGCGTGAATTGCGTGTATGGGTCGAAACCGGCGCTCAGGACCTCATCAAGGCAACGGTCATGGTTGCACGTTACCAATACCCGGAGCTCAAAGAGGCGGATATTCGCAGTCAACTGGAAAAGATCCGTAAAGATGTCTGGCTGGAAGTGAACGACGGACTCACGGCTCTGGAGCAGATCCGGGTACTGAATCGGGTGTTTTTCGAGATCCACGGGTTCTCCGGCAACACACAGCACTACCACGCTCCTCAAAATTCCTTTATCAACATAGCACTGGAATCCCGTAAAGGAAATCCGCTTATGTTGAGCATCCTGTATCAGGAAGTCGCTCAGGGTGCCGGAATTCCGGTTTACGGTGTCAATCTGCCTGAGCACTTCATCCTCTGTTACAAAGAAGACGCCGATCCCGGATCAGGTTCAGCAGGTCAGGTACTCTTCTATGTCAACCCGTTCAGCAAAGGGGATGTTTTCCATCGCAAAGAGATCGACTTGTTTCTTCAGCAGTTGAAGATCATGCCCGACCGTTCCTTCTATGAACCTTGCACGAACCTGGATATGATCCAGCGGCTGATCCGCAATCTGATGAATTCCTATCATAAACTTGGCTTCATGGACAAAGTCCAGGAGTTGGAACAGTTGATGAAAGCGACCGATCTTAAGTCCTGA
- a CDS encoding glycosyl hydrolase, translating into MKRIITMLALVTGYLSAGAQNAPKVTSSLFGMMEARSIGPAVMGGRITSIDANVKDPRIVYVGTAGGGIWKTINGGASFKSVFDKYCQSIGALTIDQGHPETIWAGTGESNMRNSVSIGNGIYLTTDGGDNWTRMGLDSTEHIARILIHPRDPKTVYVAAPGPLWSDSPHRGLYKTSDGGKTWEKILYTDVKTGCAEVVMDPSNPDVLYASMWQFRRKPFAFASGGPGSALYKSSDGGKTWKKLTKGLPTGEIGRVALALAPSASSNLFAIVEAKKTSLYLSTDSGESWQEQSSNFNVEARPFYFSTIAVDPANPKRVYRPAFSMSFSDDGGRSWSDPANTSGWVHSDHHAIWINPANPSQIYLGTDGGVYMSLDRANNFIFLNNIPVGQFYHVEIDNGQPYNVFGGLQDNGSWMGPSQSIGGIENGDWMNVGGGDGFWVQRDRLDSNFIYSEYQGGHAFRVDLRTNEYADIQPKERMGDPKFRFNWNTPLYLSPNDPSKLYMGAQFLFLSRDRGRTWERISSDLTTNDPNKQKQEESGGVTTDNSSAENHCTIFTIAESPLDGNQIWVGTDDGNLQVSTDGGKTWTKVNGNINGMPAQTWVSSIEPSRFDKNTVYATFDNHMYGDMNTYAAVSKDLGKTWTTFNLSELKAGFAHKIREDLINRNLLWLGTEWGLHVSLDGGSSWTTFNAKVPPTPVRDIQIHPKTNDLVLATHGRSILVVDDISPLRQLTSDVMSSDLAFLPTRDFAVSNGRYGGAFPSAGGYVGQNSSEDAQIIYYLKDRVTTGDLKIEIFDASGKSYGTVPATKRKGINKISWGMRQKPPRVARGVRLDGAGFFGPLCEPGSYTVKLTKGDKTYTHTLRLVEDMTLPHSMEDRSLQRKTVREIMQLSEELALLTEQVWRSRDDARAMADSIKNGSLKKSLTSYADKMEKIRKELIATKEGQSITGEERLREKTSELYGSVAGYLGRPNTAQMEKFAYLRSQLNDQQKAAKQVWDSDLAKLNTQLKAAGFKSIDLIDKAAFDKMDNTSTASGGKQGFTWTPAGVEGVFLLND; encoded by the coding sequence ATGAAACGAATCATTACCATGCTTGCTCTGGTAACTGGATACCTGAGCGCAGGTGCGCAAAACGCCCCGAAAGTAACCAGTAGTCTCTTCGGCATGATGGAGGCGCGGTCGATCGGTCCTGCCGTGATGGGCGGACGTATCACGTCCATCGATGCCAATGTCAAAGACCCGAGGATCGTGTACGTGGGTACGGCCGGTGGCGGAATCTGGAAGACGATCAATGGAGGGGCTTCATTCAAATCAGTGTTCGATAAATATTGTCAGAGCATTGGCGCGCTGACCATCGATCAGGGGCATCCGGAAACCATCTGGGCCGGCACCGGAGAGTCCAACATGCGTAACAGCGTATCGATCGGAAACGGAATTTATCTGACGACCGATGGAGGCGATAACTGGACCCGGATGGGGCTCGACTCGACCGAGCACATTGCCCGGATCCTGATCCATCCCCGCGATCCGAAAACCGTCTATGTGGCAGCTCCCGGTCCGCTCTGGAGCGACAGTCCGCATCGCGGTCTCTACAAGACATCGGATGGCGGAAAAACATGGGAAAAGATCCTCTACACGGATGTGAAAACCGGTTGTGCCGAGGTAGTCATGGATCCTTCGAATCCGGATGTGCTGTATGCCAGCATGTGGCAATTCCGTCGCAAACCATTCGCATTCGCTTCCGGCGGTCCCGGCAGTGCGCTCTATAAAAGTTCCGATGGCGGTAAGACCTGGAAAAAGCTGACCAAGGGTCTGCCGACCGGTGAGATCGGACGCGTAGCATTGGCACTGGCTCCCAGCGCGTCCTCGAATCTCTTTGCCATCGTAGAAGCGAAGAAGACGAGCTTGTACCTCTCTACAGATTCCGGTGAGTCGTGGCAGGAGCAAAGTTCGAACTTCAATGTGGAAGCCCGACCCTTCTATTTTTCGACCATTGCCGTCGATCCGGCTAATCCCAAGCGGGTTTATCGCCCGGCCTTCTCCATGAGTTTTTCCGACGATGGAGGACGTTCCTGGTCCGACCCTGCCAACACCAGCGGATGGGTGCACAGCGACCATCATGCGATCTGGATCAATCCTGCCAACCCTTCTCAGATATACCTCGGAACGGATGGTGGTGTTTACATGAGCCTGGACAGGGCTAACAACTTCATTTTCCTCAACAATATTCCGGTTGGTCAGTTTTACCATGTCGAGATTGACAATGGTCAGCCTTACAACGTCTTCGGTGGTCTGCAGGACAATGGTTCGTGGATGGGACCTTCGCAAAGTATCGGCGGGATCGAGAACGGCGATTGGATGAACGTCGGTGGTGGTGACGGATTTTGGGTTCAGCGCGACCGCCTGGATTCGAATTTCATCTATTCGGAATATCAGGGAGGACATGCCTTTCGCGTGGATCTTCGAACGAACGAATACGCCGACATCCAACCCAAGGAGCGGATGGGCGATCCGAAATTCCGTTTCAACTGGAACACCCCGCTGTACCTGAGTCCGAACGATCCGAGCAAGCTTTATATGGGCGCTCAGTTCCTTTTCCTTTCCCGTGATCGCGGCCGAACCTGGGAGCGTATCTCCTCCGACCTGACCACGAATGACCCGAACAAACAAAAGCAGGAGGAAAGCGGCGGCGTTACGACCGATAACTCGTCTGCCGAGAACCACTGTACCATCTTTACCATCGCTGAATCGCCGCTTGACGGCAATCAGATCTGGGTCGGAACCGATGACGGAAATCTCCAGGTGAGTACGGACGGTGGCAAGACCTGGACAAAAGTCAATGGTAACATCAACGGCATGCCGGCACAGACCTGGGTCAGCAGCATCGAGCCTTCGCGATTCGACAAGAACACGGTCTATGCAACCTTCGACAATCACATGTACGGCGACATGAATACGTATGCAGCCGTATCCAAGGACCTTGGCAAGACCTGGACTACGTTCAACCTGAGCGAACTCAAAGCCGGCTTTGCTCACAAGATCCGTGAGGACCTGATCAATCGGAATTTGCTTTGGTTGGGCACCGAGTGGGGATTGCATGTATCTCTGGATGGTGGCAGCTCCTGGACCACGTTTAATGCCAAAGTGCCTCCGACGCCAGTACGCGATATCCAGATCCACCCGAAGACCAATGACCTGGTTTTGGCCACGCACGGCAGAAGCATTCTGGTGGTCGATGACATCTCTCCCTTGCGTCAGTTGACTTCAGATGTAATGTCCAGCGATCTGGCCTTCCTGCCCACCCGCGATTTTGCAGTCTCCAACGGCCGCTATGGCGGGGCTTTCCCAAGTGCCGGGGGATACGTCGGGCAGAATTCTTCCGAAGACGCCCAGATCATCTATTACCTGAAGGATCGGGTAACCACCGGTGACTTGAAAATTGAAATCTTCGATGCCTCCGGTAAATCCTACGGAACTGTTCCCGCCACCAAACGGAAAGGGATTAACAAGATCAGTTGGGGGATGCGGCAGAAGCCGCCGCGCGTGGCACGTGGCGTCAGACTCGATGGGGCAGGTTTCTTCGGCCCTTTGTGCGAACCGGGCAGCTATACGGTAAAACTCACCAAGGGCGATAAAACGTACACGCACACCTTGCGCTTAGTAGAGGATATGACCTTGCCCCACAGCATGGAAGACCGTTCTTTGCAACGCAAGACGGTTCGGGAGATCATGCAGCTTTCGGAAGAACTGGCCTTGCTGACCGAGCAGGTATGGCGGTCGCGAGACGATGCGCGGGCAATGGCCGATTCGATCAAGAATGGTTCTTTGAAGAAGTCCTTGACGTCCTATGCAGACAAGATGGAGAAGATCCGCAAGGAACTGATCGCGACGAAAGAGGGGCAGTCGATCACCGGTGAGGAGCGGCTGCGGGAGAAGACCAGTGAATTGTACGGCAGCGTGGCCGGCTACCTGGGCAGACCCAACACAGCACAGATGGAAAAATTCGCTTACCTGCGTTCCCAGTTGAACGACCAACAAAAAGCAGCCAAACAGGTTTGGGATTCCGACCTTGCAAAGTTGAACACGCAATTGAAGGCGGCTGGTTTTAAGTCGATCGATCTGATCGATAAAGCCGCGTTTGATAAGATGGACAATACCTCAACAGCTTCCGGTGGTAAGCAGGGATTCACCTGGACGCCGGCTGGTGTGGAAGGTGTCTTTTTACTGAACGATTGA
- a CDS encoding outer membrane lipoprotein-sorting protein, translating to MKTKIILLIALCLGAFVQVKAQTADEIVDKYVAATGGADRWSKLKTVRMSGSLDLAPGMKAPFTIAMMDRTKMRFELEIQGMKMIQALDGDSGWKVMPFQGKTDPERMSEEEIRSSKEQADYTGDLYDYKAKGSVVELLGKEDMEGTETFKLKVTKKNGDVKYMYIDATSFLALKETSKQKFNDKEVEMSTINSNFQTVDGITLPFSIEMRGGDDQQGGGQAMTFDKIEINPVIDAKLFVMPAMSSATAPAAGETK from the coding sequence ATGAAAACAAAAATCATTCTTCTCATCGCCCTCTGCCTCGGAGCATTCGTTCAAGTAAAGGCACAAACGGCCGATGAGATCGTTGACAAGTACGTAGCCGCCACCGGTGGCGCTGACCGTTGGTCCAAATTGAAAACCGTACGCATGAGCGGAAGCCTTGACCTGGCGCCCGGTATGAAAGCTCCCTTTACCATCGCCATGATGGACCGGACCAAAATGCGGTTCGAACTGGAAATCCAGGGAATGAAGATGATCCAGGCGCTGGATGGTGATTCCGGTTGGAAGGTCATGCCGTTCCAGGGTAAGACCGATCCCGAGCGCATGTCGGAGGAAGAAATTCGCTCTTCCAAAGAGCAGGCCGACTATACCGGTGACCTCTATGATTACAAGGCCAAAGGGAGTGTAGTGGAACTGCTCGGCAAGGAAGACATGGAAGGTACCGAGACCTTTAAACTCAAAGTCACCAAGAAGAATGGCGACGTAAAATACATGTACATCGATGCGACCTCTTTCCTCGCCTTGAAAGAGACCAGCAAACAGAAATTCAATGATAAAGAAGTGGAGATGTCCACCATCAACTCCAACTTCCAGACGGTCGATGGCATCACGCTTCCGTTCTCCATTGAAATGCGTGGCGGCGATGACCAGCAGGGTGGAGGTCAGGCGATGACGTTCGACAAGATTGAGATCAATCCGGTCATTGATGCCAAGCTGTTTGTCATGCCGGCCATGAGTTCGGCGACGGCACCGGCTGCCGGCGAAACGAAGTAA